The sequence caacctaagtgtttaccaacagatgagtggataaagagaTTGTGGTATGTGCATATATACGCATGcacatatatacagtggaatattattcagccttaaaaagaatgaaatcttagcATTTGCAACTACAGGGATGGACCTcaagagcattatgctaagtgaaataagtcaaacagagaaatactgtatgatctcacatacacgtggaatctaaaataacaagcccatagatacagagaacagattggtggttgccagaggtagtgggggcagagggtgggagaaatgggtgaagggagtcaaaaggtacaaacttccagttataaaagaaaCGCCATGGGGACgtgatgtacagcatggcaactcTAGTGGGTAATTGTTGTTGGTGCTGTTGAGTCGATTCCagctcctagcgaccctgtgtacagtggagcagaaccctgcccggacTTTtcgtgccatcctctcaccttctagcGCCACAtgagacaatgctccactgtattcacagggttttcatggccaattccTTTgggagtgggtggccaggtccttcttcctagtctgtctagtctggaagttccactgaaacctgtccaccatgggtgaccctgctgatatttgaaatactggtggcacagctttcagcatcacagcaacacgcagccgccacagtatgacaaccaacagatgggtggtgtggttccctgaccgggaaacgaacctgggctgcgggtggtgagagtgccaaatcttaaccactgggccaccaagGCTGACTACAGTTAATACTActatattacatatttgaaaactgctatgagagtaaatcttaaaagttctcatcacaagaaaaaaaaattctgtaactacaTATGGTAACGGATGTTAACTAGTCTTGTGATCATTtgacaatatatacaaatagcaaattatgctgtacacctgaaactaatataatgttgtatgtcaattatgtcttaacaaaaagaaattagcCAAACCTGATTCTAAAGCATAACCTCCACCCACTCTCCCCAATCACACTGCTCATGCAGTGGCGCTTTCTTATCACCCAGTTGTTTTTCCACTGAGAAGTGGAAAAGGATGAAACCTTTTGTCTAACCAAGTGGACTTGGGCAAAGACAGTGTGAGCAGCTCTGTTGTAAGAGGTGCCACgactagaagaaaataatctacccTGAGAAGCCAGTGCCATTGGGCAATACCCTTCGATTCTTTCTGCTTCCTAGTCAACGCTGGCTTCCTGACTGGACTGTAGCTTCACGCAGGCAGGTACCAGACAGGAATCACTTGCCCGCGTCCCGGGACTTGGACCGTGGAGGTTTCCTGAGGCATCCAATGAATGGGATCCATGACATGGTCACAATCAGTAACATCTTGGTGGTAATCAAAATTTTCAGTGAAAAGAGGTATGTTTGTTAAATGTGCAAGGCTGTGTGAGGCTCAAAGAAGCCACGAGGGCCCTTCTTGGGGTGGTGATAGCTTCCAAACTTGGCCAGCTCCAGGTCTTCGGCTCctaacaaagtttttaaaaagtttgggaTCTAGATACCAAGTTCTCTgcctcccagcacctcagaacCACAGCTCCTCGCATGTAACTGTGCTTTTAAGCTTCAACGTGCTGTTCCCTGGTTCTCAAGTGTGGGCAGCACCCTCCCGGCACTCAGGCCCCTGGGTCCCTCCTGTTGGGCGCGGGCTGTGACTCACTCTAACAAACTGAATATGGTAAAGTGACGGACTGTCATTGGAGACTAGTTTACAAAAAGGCTCTGCCTTCCATCTCGCTCTCTCGCTTGCTCTGATGAAAACCACCTGCCATGCTGGGAGCTGACCTAGGGAGACCAccacgtggcaaggaactgagggaggaCTCTGGCCAAGagccagtgaggaactgaggccctcaatCCAACAGCCCACAAGGAGCTGAATCCTGCCTGAAACCACCTGAGCGATTCCGGAAAGCCAGTCAGGCCTTGAGATGACTGCAACCCTGGCCAACACCTCGACCCCAAGTGTCATCAGCCTCCTGAGAGGCTGGGCCAGGGGACCCAGGTAAACAATGCCGGGATTCCTGACcagcagaaactgtgagataataaacgtctgttgtttcAAGGTGCTCAGTTTCAAGGTAACTGTtaacatagcaatagataactaacacacCCAGGACAAACGGGGCATTACTACACCATGGCCTGAAAATTGTCAAGCGggcaccttgggcaagttacttaacctgcaGGGGCTTTCAGTTCCTTACCTTCAAACAGGAAGAGGCTTCCTCGCCGAGGGATCACTGCCCTGTGTGTAGGAAGGTATCTGCTCAGAGACAAGCGTTAGCTCGCTATGAACTAGCACAGATCTTAACAGACTCCAAATGGTTTAATTCAAAGAGGAATTTCAattaaattttcataattttatttccttacatCAAAAACACTTTTAATTAGCAAAAACAAAGGACATACTCAGAATTagataaaaatcatgttttcctTTTAACTGACTACTTAGTTCACAGCATGTCCTCTCTCGGCTGCTACTTTGGTAAGAATCAGGTCCCCTTCTCTCAAGAACATGGCATCTGAACAGGCTGAGACAGAGCCCGTGTGAGCGCAGGCCCCGATCCAGGCTTTAGGAACAATAAGAATGGCAGAAACCAGCCTTTCTCTCACTTAGGAAGGACTGTGAACCTGAGGGTCCAGAGCTCCGCTTTCCACAGAAAACCTGGAGCTCAATGTAAAACGAAACCAAATCTGCGAAACACGGAGTACAGTTCCTGCTCGTATACTCAAGGGCAAGACGGTTTTTGAGAAACAAGTATCTGATCTTTTGGCCTCTTCTATGAGGAATGGACCCACTCcagcattttttaaaggaagtttttggtgtttctttttctatttcatttcccaAAGCAGTATAAAATCTACTAAAAGGGCTATAATGAATCAGAATAAATCAGCTCACTCACAATGCTGAGAATATTCAGCACATTATTTCAAAGTGGCAAAATTCAGGGCAATCtgagaagaaaattcaaaagtGGCAGCTACATTTGCTGACAGGCTTATGTGACACACACAGACATCCGACTCCATCTTTCTCAGTGTATATGTCAAGGGGCCAAGACCCCTGAGGATCAAAATAAGTTATTTTGTACATTACAGTGCACAGAACAACAGAGGGAAAGACACTTTCTTGGAGAGTGACCAAAAGGCATTGTGCAAAAGGTTCCTATCACTCTGAAGGTGAAGGACGGCAGCCGGGCCTCGCGGCCTCACTAGCTTGACCCCTCCTCCTCTGTGGTTGCAGCAGCCTCAGTGGGAGCTCTTTCCTCTAAGGGTTCTGCgggcttcttctcttcctcctcctcctcgtcttcCTGGGGATAGAGGTCCGGGTATTTCTGCATGCACTCCTGCATGGCCCGGAACTGGGCTACACAGTCTGACCCCTTGACCTCCTCCGTGCTGTAGTGGAAGCAGGAGAAGGCCGACTTGAACTGTTCCCCACAGGGGCCGCTGGCCATTCCCCCAAGGCACGGGCAGTTCCAGTTAATGTCCCCATTTGGCAGGATCAATCCTGGAACAGGAAGACAGGCAAGGAAaatgtgagagatgttccctaaGGTTTCAGAAAAAGTAAAACCAAGTCCAGTCTTCACAGGCCCCTGAGAAGGTGCAGAACTGCTGCCTGGGAGGCACTCGCCTGTGGACCCACCTCTCGATTCAGATGGGGTTCAAACGCCTGGCACAAATCCAGCACTCCCGGCTCAGGGGGAGAAAAGCCAGCATCAGCATCTCTCCACGTGCAAGAGAGTTCTGTGTTCTAAGCCGCCTCCCAgtgctgtggctgtggctgtgcTCCAAGCACTACCTACTGGAAACCGTTTAAGCCAAAGCAGGGGCCATCACCTGGATGGTTCGCAAGAAGCTTGTTGAAAGTGCCAACACTTTAAGGAGCTGAGTATTGAGGTACTGATCTCCTCTTTCACTCTCCGCTCCCCTCCTGGGGATCAGGACCCGGCCCTGCCCACGCGCCCTGCCCTCAAGGCCCTCTCGCTCTGTGGCTGCTCGCACAGGCTCAGCACAGCGTGAGGACCGGCAGAGAGGAGGTGGATGGGAAGATGTCCGACACGTCAGACAAGGAAACGGCcagagtggtgtggttccagtcTCGTGAAAATGAAAAACCTAGAGGAATATTAACCGTATTTACCAAACTGTTGAACTGCACATACATATTGGGAAGGGGGTGATTACAGATGGATTTTCATTTGCAGTATTACATAGGCTCCTTACTTTTGAATTTTACACTTTTTCTTCTATATGAAACTTGTTCACACCTAAATACTACTGCCTggctttctaaaatgttttcaagatgATTGCTTCATTTTCAGCTTTGTCACAGAAATACGCTTCACACAGAAGTTCCTGCCTGAGTCTTCCAGAGACTGAGAGCGCTCTTTAAGAAAGACTCTCAAACGCCCAGTGAAATTACACAATTTTTCACTCCAGGAAGTACCTGGGCATGGCACTCTGAGCTAGTGTCCAAAGTCCTGGGCCTGTGCTGAACCTGCCTCTTACTTCTAGCTCAGGAAGCTTCGCTGACAGACAAATCCTCCCCGACGACAGAATGGGCTGGCAGTGAGCCGTCCACGGGCGCCGCCCCGAGCAGGCAGTTCTCCACCAGCACCGCCAGCTGCGGAGCACGTTCTTGTGCGCCCAGCTCTACACGGTACATCACAGAAGCCTTTGACAACCTTCTGCAGGAGGGACTACTAACCCCAGCTTTCAGATGAGATTT is a genomic window of Equus asinus isolate D_3611 breed Donkey chromosome 21, EquAss-T2T_v2, whole genome shotgun sequence containing:
- the CHCHD4 gene encoding mitochondrial intermembrane space import and assembly protein 40 isoform X3 — protein: MAYCRQEGKDRIIFVTKEDHETPSNAELVADDPNDPYEEHGLILPNGDINWNCPCLGGMASGPCGEQFKSAFSCFHYSTEEVKGSDCVAQFRAMQECMQKYPDLYPQEDEEEEEEKKPAEPLEERAPTEAAATTEEEGSS
- the CHCHD4 gene encoding mitochondrial intermembrane space import and assembly protein 40 isoform X2, with the translated sequence MQSPGGTVCPPGTTGETEHHAVRGKDRIIFVTKEDHETPSNAELVADDPNDPYEEHGLILPNGDINWNCPCLGGMASGPCGEQFKSAFSCFHYSTEEVKGSDCVAQFRAMQECMQKYPDLYPQEDEEEEEEKKPAEPLEERAPTEAAATTEEEGSS